The following proteins are encoded in a genomic region of Terriglobia bacterium:
- a CDS encoding TonB-dependent receptor: MKRQFRLGMAVRILTVSLALLLACVPMFAQGSTGRIMGAVTDQSGGNVAGATVTVTDVQRGISRNLTTDESGEYLAPNLLPGTYKVHVEAKGFKALDRQNILLEVGKEVRVDVVLQTGAKTETITVTEDVPMVDTSSTTLGGTINNEIINDLPLNGRNYQNLVSLRPGTTIYPGGGPWTQSTNGIRPEDTSYIVDGITNDEAFMGLSITNAAAVIGDAATILPIDAIQEFNTQVNPKAEFGWKPGAVTSVGLKSGTNDIHGTAYAFGRKDSWDARNYFNPAIDPSTGLAAEKTPLNLEQYGATVGGRIIRDKLFYFGAYEGLMYTVGNSIQANVPTTASIAGGGGNGCVVLLTGDCTKSIPDATADIIAQSMSVNPLSSYLAGFYTPNSSQGKGVLINYPNENSSKNALGKVDYHISEHNALSGSYFFGNDTIVGFDFIELLPQFRTNVHSRAQDVSGTWTWTPNSTWVNEFRGGFTHYVLQIIPNDVNYPYVINTGLSNPLLSGIPDLRVSGFTQLGAFHNFPKIVGPDKVVDFIDQVSYLRGKHAIKFGGELRKDMVHQATFRGGRGRIRFGSLENFLKGIPGNTTFLAGDPTRNITQWLYAGFVQDDWRITPHVTLNLGLRYEYRGVPTEASNLLGNWEPSVGLEQVGKNISSVYNGDHKNFSPRFGVAWDVSGKGTTIVRAGGSLIYSLLSMNTFMSQQNTQNTVTLGVGTIPTGATIVTGDPSVTTPGIGNIITSGITLPGSSLNWVDQSTAIYPASVTGLVQCGDGLALEAGGNNPDPCDTFSMDRNFKTPYVENWTLGIQHAFSGKLSLDLSYVGNHGVKLTGVRDVNQPALGGGPRPYAAQYPYLGIINQLSNLYGSTYNGLQGTLTARNYHGLDFVAGYTYSHGLDFMSSNWVAFLPQDSMNPAAEHGSSDYDIRHRFTLSLTYSLPEKKTRSQLLEGWQVNTILTLQSGQPWGVNDQSVAYNDTGISGTSEATERWDFFGNPADFKSGGPNSLPYCTGDPTDASTGSCSYTTAGSLVTVPLASAQSIAEWTACINAAADKTAGGTLAQFGCYAIGNSVMTPSAPGTWGKMGRNIFRDTGFHNVDLSVSKSFKFGERLKAQFRVETFNLFNHPHFANPYGGSSGWGQGNFGDPSQTGIFGCGCATPDTAAVNPVLGSGGSRAIQLGLKFIF; the protein is encoded by the coding sequence ATGAAACGGCAATTCCGTTTGGGAATGGCTGTGCGCATTTTGACTGTGAGTCTCGCGCTGTTGCTGGCCTGTGTGCCGATGTTTGCGCAAGGCAGCACGGGTCGCATCATGGGAGCCGTCACCGACCAATCCGGCGGGAACGTCGCCGGTGCCACCGTGACCGTCACGGACGTGCAGAGAGGGATCTCGCGCAACCTGACCACGGATGAATCCGGGGAATACTTGGCGCCCAATCTCCTGCCAGGTACGTACAAAGTGCATGTGGAGGCCAAAGGTTTCAAGGCGCTTGATCGCCAGAACATCCTGCTGGAGGTTGGCAAGGAGGTCCGCGTTGATGTCGTTCTCCAGACTGGCGCGAAGACCGAGACGATCACGGTAACCGAGGACGTCCCCATGGTGGACACCAGCAGCACCACCCTCGGCGGCACCATCAACAATGAGATCATCAACGACCTCCCGTTGAACGGCCGCAACTATCAGAACCTCGTCTCCCTCCGCCCCGGCACCACGATCTACCCTGGCGGCGGACCCTGGACCCAGAGCACCAACGGCATCCGGCCCGAGGACACCAGTTACATCGTTGACGGCATCACCAACGACGAAGCCTTCATGGGCCTCAGCATCACCAACGCCGCCGCGGTCATCGGCGACGCCGCGACCATCCTTCCCATCGACGCCATTCAGGAATTCAACACCCAGGTCAACCCCAAGGCCGAATTCGGCTGGAAGCCCGGCGCCGTCACCAGCGTCGGCTTGAAGTCCGGTACCAACGACATCCACGGCACTGCTTATGCCTTTGGCCGCAAGGATTCCTGGGATGCCCGCAACTACTTCAACCCCGCGATCGATCCCAGTACCGGTCTTGCCGCGGAGAAAACGCCACTCAATCTCGAACAGTACGGCGCCACAGTGGGCGGCCGCATCATCAGGGATAAACTCTTCTATTTCGGCGCATATGAGGGCCTGATGTACACCGTCGGCAATTCGATCCAGGCCAACGTCCCCACAACCGCTTCCATCGCGGGTGGCGGTGGCAACGGCTGCGTTGTGCTCCTCACCGGCGACTGCACCAAGAGCATTCCGGACGCCACGGCGGATATTATCGCTCAAAGCATGTCGGTCAACCCGCTTAGCAGCTATCTGGCGGGATTTTACACGCCCAACTCCAGCCAGGGGAAAGGTGTTCTCATCAACTATCCCAACGAGAACAGTTCCAAGAACGCTTTGGGCAAAGTGGATTACCACATCAGCGAACATAACGCCCTGAGCGGCTCCTATTTCTTCGGCAACGACACCATCGTGGGCTTTGACTTCATCGAGCTGCTTCCCCAATTCCGCACCAACGTTCATTCCCGCGCCCAGGATGTCTCCGGCACCTGGACCTGGACCCCCAACTCTACTTGGGTCAACGAGTTCCGCGGAGGTTTTACTCACTACGTTCTCCAGATCATCCCCAACGATGTCAATTACCCCTACGTCATCAACACCGGCCTTTCCAATCCCCTGTTGAGCGGAATCCCCGATCTCCGCGTTTCCGGCTTCACCCAACTGGGCGCTTTCCACAACTTCCCCAAGATCGTCGGACCCGACAAGGTCGTTGACTTTATTGACCAGGTCTCCTATCTGCGTGGCAAGCACGCCATTAAGTTTGGCGGGGAACTCCGCAAAGACATGGTCCACCAGGCCACCTTCCGCGGCGGCCGCGGCCGCATCCGCTTTGGTAGTTTGGAAAATTTTCTCAAGGGCATTCCCGGCAACACCACTTTTCTGGCCGGCGATCCCACTCGCAACATCACTCAATGGCTCTACGCCGGCTTTGTCCAGGACGACTGGCGCATCACTCCCCATGTCACTTTGAACCTCGGTTTGCGCTACGAGTACCGCGGCGTTCCCACCGAAGCCAGCAATCTGCTCGGCAATTGGGAGCCTTCGGTCGGCTTGGAGCAAGTCGGCAAGAACATCTCTTCGGTTTACAATGGCGATCACAAGAACTTCTCCCCGCGTTTTGGTGTCGCCTGGGATGTCAGCGGTAAGGGCACTACCATCGTCCGCGCAGGGGGCAGCCTCATTTACAGCCTCTTGTCCATGAATACCTTCATGTCCCAGCAAAACACGCAAAATACTGTCACCCTAGGTGTGGGCACGATTCCCACAGGCGCCACGATTGTCACTGGCGATCCCTCGGTCACCACCCCAGGCATCGGAAACATCATCACCTCGGGAATTACGCTCCCCGGATCGAGCCTTAATTGGGTGGATCAATCCACCGCCATCTATCCGGCCAGCGTCACGGGACTGGTTCAGTGCGGCGATGGCCTGGCCTTGGAAGCCGGTGGCAATAACCCCGATCCCTGTGACACCTTCTCCATGGATCGCAATTTCAAGACTCCATACGTCGAGAACTGGACGCTGGGTATCCAGCACGCCTTCTCCGGCAAGCTTTCCCTCGACCTTTCCTACGTCGGTAATCACGGCGTGAAGCTGACCGGTGTTCGGGACGTCAATCAGCCTGCTCTGGGTGGGGGGCCCCGGCCTTACGCTGCCCAATACCCCTATCTCGGGATCATCAACCAGCTCTCCAATCTCTACGGTTCCACCTACAACGGCTTGCAGGGCACTCTGACCGCTCGCAACTATCATGGCCTTGATTTCGTGGCCGGCTACACCTATTCCCACGGCCTGGACTTCATGTCCTCCAACTGGGTTGCCTTCCTTCCCCAGGACAGCATGAATCCGGCCGCGGAACATGGCAGCAGCGACTACGATATCCGTCATCGCTTTACTCTTTCTCTGACCTACAGCCTCCCCGAAAAGAAGACCAGGAGTCAGCTCCTCGAAGGCTGGCAGGTCAATACCATCCTCACTCTTCAGAGTGGCCAGCCCTGGGGTGTGAATGATCAGTCAGTGGCCTACAATGACACCGGAATCAGCGGCACCAGCGAAGCTACCGAGCGCTGGGATTTCTTCGGCAATCCGGCGGACTTCAAATCGGGCGGGCCGAACTCACTCCCCTACTGCACCGGAGATCCTACAGATGCGTCCACGGGATCATGTAGTTACACCACCGCGGGTAGCTTGGTCACTGTCCCGCTGGCCTCTGCGCAATCCATTGCAGAGTGGACTGCGTGCATAAATGCTGCGGCCGACAAAACCGCCGGGGGTACCCTCGCGCAGTTCGGCTGCTACGCTATCGGCAATTCGGTTATGACTCCTTCGGCCCCGGGCACCTGGGGCAAGATGGGCCGCAACATCTTCCGGGATACCGGCTTCCACAACGTCGATCTGTCCGTCAGCAAGAGCTTCAAATTCGGCGAACGCCTCAAGGCGCAGTTCCGCGTCGAAACGTTCAATCTGTTCAACCATCCCCACTTCGCCAATCCCTATGGTGGCAGCAGCGGTTGGGGCCAGGGCAACTTCGGCGATCCGTCACAGACTGGCATCTTCGGCTGTGGCTGTGCCACCCCGGACACCGCCGCCGTCAACCCCGTGCTCGGCTCGGGCGGCTCTCGCGCCATCCAGTTGGGTCTAAAGTTCATCTTCTAG
- a CDS encoding YncE family protein translates to MTKICRLCMGVALVAGFAAQVGAQEGAPGDRPQPLVLTEAIPLPGVQGRFDHSGYDGRNQFFISALGNNTVEVIDISARIRAHSISGVPNPQGIAYSPETKKLFVGSSKGKLYIYDGISFDLIKTIDFHGDVDNLRYDSATKRVYVGYGEDETGAIGMVDATTNERLKEEYVLGAHPESFQLEKSGPNIYVNLPDLKQVAVINRSTRAITRWPLTVEQNFPMALDEAEHRLFVVTHQPASLVVLDTNSGRVVATLPCVQEADEVFYDSARQRVYIPGAEGYISVFQEKDADHYQLLTKVPSSLGARTAGYFGKGRKGFDRFFLAVPARADHGAEIWIYTVQD, encoded by the coding sequence ATGACGAAGATTTGCAGGTTGTGCATGGGAGTTGCGTTGGTTGCGGGATTCGCGGCGCAAGTAGGCGCGCAAGAAGGAGCGCCAGGGGATCGTCCGCAGCCGCTTGTCCTGACGGAAGCCATCCCTCTTCCGGGTGTGCAGGGACGATTCGACCATTCGGGTTACGACGGCCGGAACCAGTTCTTTATTTCCGCGCTGGGCAACAATACGGTAGAGGTCATCGACATCAGCGCCAGAATCCGCGCGCACAGCATCAGCGGGGTGCCGAATCCGCAAGGCATAGCCTACTCTCCGGAGACAAAGAAGCTTTTTGTCGGCAGCAGCAAGGGCAAGCTGTACATCTATGACGGAATTTCCTTTGATTTGATCAAAACCATCGATTTCCATGGTGACGTTGATAACCTGCGCTACGACTCGGCGACGAAGCGGGTCTATGTCGGCTATGGCGAGGACGAAACCGGCGCCATCGGAATGGTCGATGCCACGACCAACGAGCGGCTGAAGGAGGAATATGTCCTGGGCGCCCATCCCGAATCCTTCCAGCTGGAGAAGTCGGGCCCCAATATTTACGTGAATCTACCGGATTTGAAGCAGGTCGCGGTGATCAACCGCAGCACCCGTGCGATTACGCGGTGGCCTTTGACCGTGGAGCAGAACTTTCCCATGGCGCTGGATGAGGCGGAGCACCGCTTGTTTGTCGTCACGCATCAGCCGGCCAGCCTGGTCGTGCTGGACACCAATTCCGGCCGCGTGGTCGCCACGCTCCCCTGCGTCCAGGAAGCGGATGAAGTGTTCTACGATTCCGCGCGCCAGCGCGTTTACATTCCGGGGGCAGAGGGTTATATCAGCGTATTTCAAGAGAAGGACGCCGATCACTACCAGCTTCTCACCAAGGTGCCCTCGTCCCTAGGCGCGCGCACTGCCGGTTACTTTGGAAAAGGAAGAAAGGGCTTCGATCGCTTCTTCCTGGCCGTTCCGGCGCGGGCCGATCACGGTGCCGAGATATGGATCTATACCGTACAGGATTGA
- a CDS encoding nuclear transport factor 2 family protein, translating into MRRIHTGALFAVSILAAGTFAAPSDKSATTATAETAAIQADLALVQAIETGDQPALAALLDDDFTWTDLEGRTRTRAQVLQDLTKLTASKTNLRVRNYGTVIFFTGSAQVAAHNIRFVRVWVKRPSGWRALLHEDTAIVGKTAAPQATVPAGTRCENPCTAVPDMPQAPVAREVVASWQALETAVNRRDADGWAAHVADEFVFNVKDNGNPLTKADRIATIKKQAQDATTTDIGAVLPGSMAVWVFGETAVMADVQQPTIGGDPYRAMRIWIKRDARWQLVYSQQTIIRHPVQAAR; encoded by the coding sequence ATGAGACGAATCCATACCGGCGCCCTATTCGCGGTCAGCATCCTGGCTGCAGGTACATTCGCCGCCCCAAGCGATAAGTCCGCCACTACGGCCACTGCGGAAACGGCCGCCATCCAGGCAGACCTCGCTTTGGTGCAAGCTATCGAAACGGGCGACCAACCCGCCTTGGCTGCGCTTCTGGATGATGACTTTACCTGGACCGACCTGGAGGGGCGGACGCGCACCAGGGCGCAGGTGCTTCAGGACCTGACGAAGCTCACCGCCAGCAAGACGAACCTGCGGGTGCGCAACTACGGCACCGTCATCTTTTTTACCGGCAGCGCCCAAGTCGCCGCGCATAACATCCGCTTCGTGCGCGTCTGGGTAAAGCGCCCCAGCGGCTGGCGCGCACTGCTGCATGAGGACACCGCCATTGTCGGGAAAACCGCCGCACCACAGGCCACCGTTCCCGCCGGTACTCGCTGCGAGAATCCCTGCACTGCCGTGCCGGACATGCCGCAAGCTCCCGTCGCGCGGGAAGTCGTCGCCTCCTGGCAAGCCCTGGAGACCGCCGTCAACCGCCGCGACGCCGACGGCTGGGCCGCGCACGTCGCCGACGAGTTCGTCTTCAACGTAAAAGATAACGGCAACCCGCTCACCAAAGCCGACCGCATTGCCACCATCAAAAAACAGGCGCAAGACGCCACCACCACGGACATCGGCGCGGTCCTGCCCGGTTCCATGGCTGTGTGGGTCTTCGGGGAGACGGCCGTAATGGCCGATGTTCAGCAGCCGACCATCGGCGGCGATCCCTATCGCGCCATGCGTATCTGGATAAAACGCGACGCCCGCTGGCAGCTCGTCTATAGTCAGCAGACGATCATCCGTCATCCCGTGCAAGCTGCTCGGTGA
- a CDS encoding MFS transporter, whose product MPESRNPQRSWRAALSYPDFTLYQSARLLIGFSQAMQSVAVGWQVYEITKRPLDLGLVGLAQFLPGILLFLVSGHVADRFDRRRLYAFCCAGFAVCSSLLLLLIYRGNHSVYPIYLVLILLGVVRSFSWPLGQALLPQLIPEEHFPNAVALGATVTQTAMILGPAIGGVIYAFSRGPSAVYGTAAAASLGGMLATLRIRSRAKPRPPEQMSLTTVLAGLRYIWTQRLILGTISLDLFAVLLGGAVALLPVYAREILSTGPWGLGLLRSAPGVGAAAMAFLMAHRPLRGRAGATMLWCVAGFGLFTVLFGISRSFPLSLLALLLVGATDMVSLIIRSTMVQLATRDEMRGRVGAVNMLFIGASNELGEFESGLTAAWFGTVPAVVLGGLGTLFVAAIWAWRFPEIRHSDQFSGPQS is encoded by the coding sequence ATGCCCGAGTCCCGGAATCCACAACGCTCCTGGCGTGCCGCCCTTTCCTATCCGGACTTCACGCTTTACCAATCCGCACGGCTCCTGATCGGCTTCTCCCAGGCCATGCAGTCGGTCGCCGTCGGCTGGCAGGTCTACGAGATCACCAAGCGTCCCCTGGATCTTGGTCTTGTTGGGCTGGCGCAGTTTCTGCCCGGAATCTTGCTCTTCCTTGTCTCCGGCCATGTCGCCGATCGTTTCGACCGCCGCAGGCTCTACGCGTTTTGCTGCGCGGGATTTGCCGTTTGCTCCAGCCTGCTTCTCTTGCTCATCTATCGGGGAAACCATTCGGTCTACCCCATCTATCTCGTGCTCATTCTCCTCGGCGTAGTTCGTTCCTTCAGCTGGCCCCTGGGCCAGGCGCTCTTGCCGCAGTTGATTCCCGAAGAACATTTTCCGAATGCCGTGGCCCTGGGCGCAACCGTCACGCAGACGGCCATGATCCTCGGTCCGGCCATCGGCGGCGTCATTTATGCATTCTCCCGCGGCCCTTCGGCCGTCTATGGCACCGCGGCCGCCGCTTCGCTGGGCGGCATGTTGGCCACGCTCCGCATCCGCTCCCGGGCCAAGCCGCGCCCGCCGGAGCAGATGAGCCTCACCACGGTCCTGGCAGGCCTGCGCTATATCTGGACCCAGCGCTTGATCCTCGGCACGATCTCGCTCGACCTCTTCGCGGTTTTACTGGGAGGCGCGGTGGCTCTTCTTCCGGTCTACGCGCGGGAAATTCTCAGCACCGGGCCCTGGGGTCTCGGCCTGCTGCGCAGCGCCCCCGGGGTCGGCGCCGCGGCCATGGCCTTTCTTATGGCCCATCGCCCGCTGCGCGGGCGCGCCGGGGCGACCATGCTCTGGTGCGTCGCCGGTTTCGGCTTGTTCACCGTTCTCTTCGGGATCTCCCGAAGCTTTCCGCTCTCTCTGCTTGCCCTGCTGCTCGTCGGCGCCACGGACATGGTCAGTCTGATCATCCGCAGCACCATGGTGCAGCTCGCCACGCGCGATGAGATGCGCGGCCGGGTAGGCGCCGTCAACATGCTGTTCATCGGGGCTTCCAACGAGCTTGGCGAATTCGAGTCCGGTCTCACCGCCGCATGGTTCGGAACCGTCCCGGCCGTTGTCCTCGGCGGCCTCGGAACCCTCTTCGTCGCCGCCATCTGGGCCTGGCGCTTCCCCGAAATCCGCCATTCCGACCAATTCAGTGGCCCGCAATCCTAG
- a CDS encoding prolyl oligopeptidase family serine peptidase, which yields MKLHFALKAVTLFALLAAFLTAPHLSLLTHAQLSTGKPPAESIATHGYVVATKPIKGSAIPAEYTLVLTRDEIYVPIAIRKPEGNGPFPVITMASGEGREGMKKVEQLTESLAQMQDRMLARGYVVVTINYRNEIPYEYEHAKPPQNLPDSISGERRMLKSGPTLDHEDLIAILRYLQSLPYVDKDAVGSMGVSHSGEMILKAASEYTFGAGVCIEPAAHEFLTIDTGPTAPRKDTEIQFNDIEVVRKRANKAEAMERIQRIHTPILVFGRDTDHQQGVFKLTYEWMKEAGKDVAWQSFDHPVHGYVFIYPQKDGSYKPDEIQKKAFDIFMDYFDKHLKHSHAAAQ from the coding sequence ATGAAACTCCACTTTGCACTCAAAGCCGTCACCTTGTTTGCTCTCCTGGCCGCATTCCTTACGGCTCCGCACCTCTCCCTGCTCACCCACGCCCAGCTCAGTACCGGGAAGCCGCCCGCCGAATCGATCGCTACGCATGGCTACGTGGTCGCTACCAAACCCATCAAAGGCTCGGCCATCCCGGCGGAATACACCCTGGTGCTGACGCGGGACGAGATCTACGTACCCATCGCCATTCGTAAGCCAGAAGGCAACGGGCCCTTCCCCGTCATCACCATGGCTTCCGGCGAGGGGCGCGAAGGCATGAAAAAAGTCGAGCAGTTGACGGAAAGCCTGGCGCAGATGCAGGACCGCATGCTCGCGCGGGGCTACGTCGTGGTCACCATCAACTACCGCAACGAAATCCCGTACGAGTACGAGCACGCCAAGCCGCCGCAAAATCTCCCCGACAGCATCAGCGGAGAGCGCCGCATGCTGAAATCGGGCCCGACGCTCGACCACGAGGACTTGATCGCCATCCTTCGCTATCTCCAGTCCCTGCCCTATGTGGATAAGGACGCCGTCGGCTCGATGGGCGTCAGTCACAGCGGCGAGATGATCCTGAAGGCGGCGAGCGAATACACTTTCGGAGCCGGCGTGTGCATCGAACCCGCCGCGCATGAGTTTCTGACGATCGACACGGGCCCGACGGCGCCCCGCAAGGATACCGAGATCCAATTCAATGACATCGAAGTCGTCCGGAAGAGAGCCAATAAGGCAGAGGCGATGGAGCGCATCCAGCGCATTCACACCCCCATCCTCGTCTTCGGCCGCGATACGGATCACCAGCAGGGCGTTTTCAAGCTGACCTACGAGTGGATGAAAGAAGCCGGCAAGGACGTGGCCTGGCAAAGCTTCGACCACCCTGTCCACGGCTACGTATTCATCTACCCCCAGAAAGACGGCTCCTACAAGCCCGATGAGATCCAGAAAAAGGCCTTCGATATATTCATGGATTATTTCGACAAGCACCTGAAGCATTCGCACGCGGCGGCCCAGTAA
- a CDS encoding alpha/beta hydrolase, whose product MLITHDASGVLAQSRCWPPLRGVKILALAALLLFALPGEQAWAANAKEDGSIAGLTAKLVDVHGVRTRYYEMGQGEPLVLVHGEGWSGHSSANTWSKNIPGLAQRFHVFAPDKLASGMTGNPLDDKDYNIQGEVEHLYQFIQTLHLGKVHLIGQSRGGGCAFFLAVAHPEIVRTLVIIDSLTAAPDGPNTRQEALAKCPKEPDWVEWKCRLQAISFLPDAAFDDEFWEAGKYMASLPKSLETAAKVKAGAGEPLASQFKEWKKTVHERVKNEGLLQMPVLLYWGRNDPSAVLARGLDLFDIIAEKNQRTRMFITNKAGHFHYREYPAEFNQNVIHFIDYWEHQPAGTPTAAAKSF is encoded by the coding sequence ATGTTGATCACCCATGACGCCTCTGGCGTCCTCGCACAGTCTCGCTGCTGGCCTCCACTGCGGGGAGTGAAAATTCTCGCGCTGGCCGCTCTGCTTCTCTTCGCCCTGCCGGGCGAGCAAGCCTGGGCGGCGAACGCCAAAGAAGACGGCTCGATCGCCGGCCTTACGGCGAAGCTGGTTGACGTCCATGGCGTCCGGACGCGGTACTACGAGATGGGTCAGGGCGAGCCGCTCGTGCTGGTGCACGGCGAAGGCTGGTCCGGCCACTCCAGCGCCAACACCTGGTCCAAAAACATTCCGGGGCTGGCCCAGCGCTTCCACGTCTTCGCGCCGGATAAACTCGCCTCCGGCATGACCGGCAATCCCCTGGACGACAAGGACTACAACATCCAGGGGGAAGTCGAGCACCTCTACCAGTTCATCCAGACCCTGCATCTCGGAAAAGTGCATCTCATCGGCCAGTCGCGTGGCGGCGGCTGCGCTTTCTTTCTGGCCGTGGCGCATCCGGAGATCGTCAGGACTTTAGTCATCATCGACAGCCTCACGGCCGCACCGGACGGCCCCAACACCCGCCAGGAAGCTTTGGCCAAGTGTCCCAAGGAGCCCGATTGGGTGGAGTGGAAGTGCCGGCTCCAAGCTATCTCCTTCCTGCCCGACGCCGCTTTCGACGACGAGTTCTGGGAGGCCGGAAAATATATGGCCAGCCTGCCGAAATCGCTGGAAACCGCAGCGAAGGTCAAAGCCGGCGCCGGCGAGCCGCTGGCTTCACAATTCAAAGAGTGGAAAAAGACGGTGCACGAGCGCGTGAAAAACGAAGGCCTTTTGCAGATGCCCGTGCTGCTCTATTGGGGACGCAATGATCCCTCGGCCGTTCTGGCACGGGGATTGGATCTCTTCGACATCATCGCGGAGAAAAACCAACGTACGCGGATGTTCATCACAAACAAGGCCGGCCATTTTCACTATCGGGAATATCCGGCAGAGTTCAATCAGAACGTCATCCACTTCATCGACTACTGGGAGCATCAGCCGGCGGGAACGCCGACCGCGGCAGCAAAAAGTTTTTGA